A stretch of DNA from Basfia succiniciproducens:
GGGAAAACTATGTCGAAAAATACTGCTAAAAGGTCAGCGCATTTTACAGTGAATCAGTATGAAAATTTTACGGATGTGGTTGCGTTAAGCCCTAAAATGGCGGCGTTGGTTGAAAAAGCAAAAAAATTCGCCCTGCTTGACGCGCCGTTGCTTATTCAAGGCGAAACCGGTACCGGTAAGGATTTGATAGCAAAGGCTTGCCATAATTTAAGCGCGCGAAAAGATCAGAAATTTATTGCGGTAAATTGCGCCGGGTTGCCCGATACGGATGCCGAGAGCGAAATGTTCGGTCGCGCCGACGGCGATAAAACTTCAACCGGCTTTTTTGAATACGCCAATGGCGGCACTGTATTATTGGACGGCGTTGCCGAATTGTCATTAAATCTACAGGCAAAATTATTGCGCTTTTTAAATGACGGCACTTTTCGCCGGGTAGGGGAAGAACAGGAACATTACGCCAATGTGCGGGTGATTTGCACCTCACAGATTTCACTGCAGCATTATGTGGATGAAGGAAAAGTGCGCAGTGATTTATTTCATCGGCTAAATGTGTTATCGTTGCAAATCCCGCCGCTGCGCGAGCGTAAAGAAGATTTAGCCGTATTAACCGAGAATTTTGTTCGGCAAATCAGCCGCCGGTTAGGCGTTCGAACGCCTGAATTTGACGGGCAGTTTTTACAATATTTAAAAGATTACCAATGGCCCGGCAATGTGCGGGAACTGTATAACGCGCTGTATCGGGCCTGTTCTCTTGCCGAACATAACAAACTGACCATCGACGGTTTAAATTTGTCCGAGAATGAAACCGTGCCTTTAACGTTAGAGCAATTCGGCAATGAAAGCCTGGAAGAAATCATGAATAACTTCGAGGCGAGCGTCTTGCGCAAATTTTATGAACAATATCCGAGTACAAGAAAACTGGCTTCCCGATTGGGCGTTTCCCATACCGCCATTGCCAATAAACTTAAGCAATACGGTATCGGTAAATAAGCGGAGATAAAAGTGCGGTTAAAATTTTAAGATTTTTTGTCGTAAGACTGCCCTTTGAGCGCTTTGTTTATTATTCGGATAAATCAAATCTTCAAAATTCCTCCAAAAAATACCGCACTTTTTTCTGATGTTAGCGTTTTGAACAGGCGCTGAATTGGGGTAGAATATCGCTCATGATTTTTTCTGTTTTGATGAATTATTCTAATGAAACCTATATTTCTTGAATTGCGCCATTTAAAAACTCTGCTTGCCCTGAAAGAAACCGGTTCCGTTTCTCTAGCCGCCAAACGGGTTTATTTAACCCAATCCGCCCTTTCTCATCAAATTAAATTGTTAGAAGAGCAGTACGGCTTGCCTTTATTTGAACGGAAAAGTAATCCTTTGCGTTTTACCGCAGCTGGCGATCGTTTGCTGCAATTAGCCAGTGATATTTTGCCAAAAGTGGTTGCGGCGGAACGGGATCTTTCCCGCGTAAAACAAGGTGAAGCCGGCGAATTGCGTATCGCGGTGGAATGCCATACCTGTTTTGACTGGTTAATGCCGGCAATGGACAGCTTCCGTCAGCACTGGCCTTTGGTGGAATTGGATATCGTATCCGGTTTCCATACGGATACCGTTGGTTTGCTGCTTACTCATCGCGCCGATTGGGCGGTGGTTTCGGAAGTGGAAGAAACCGACGGCATTGTTCATAAACCGTTGTTTTCTTATGAAATGGTCGGTTTGTGCGCGAAAGATCATCCGCTCGCCCACAAGGAAATATGGGAGGCGGAAGATTTTGCCGATCAAACCTGGATCACCTATCCGGTGCCGGACGATATGCTGGATTTACTACGTCAAGTATTGAAACCCGCGGGAATCAACCCCATTCGCCGAACCAGCGAACTAACCATTGCTATTATTCAATTGGTGGCAAGCAAAAGGGGCGTTGCCGCACTGCCGTTTTGGGCGGCAAAACCTTATTTGGATCGGGGTTATGTGGTAGCGCGCAAAATTACGCAAAACGGCTTGTACAGTAATCTTTATGCAGCTTATCGCGAAGAAGACGCAAATAGCGCGTATTTAGAAGATTTTTATGAAACCGTTAAATCGCAAAGTTTTTCCACCCTGCCCGGGTTGTCTGTTTTGGAATAATTGGTTGTTGTAAAAATGTCCGAAATCGTATCAAAAACCCCTGTTCGGGACGCGGCCAAAGCGGCTTTTCCTTATTCAGCCCCGATGATTGCAGGCTTTATCTTTCTCGGTATCGCCTATGGCTTATATATGAAACAGCTTGGCTTCGGCGTGCTGTTTCCGGTTTTTATGGCTTTGCTTATTTATGCCGGTTCCGTTGAGTTTATTGTTGCCGCCGCACTGGTTGCGCCTTTTTCACCGTTAAATGTATTCTTAATTTGTTTAATGGTGAGCGGACGGCAAATTTTTTACGGCATTTCGATGCTGGAAAAATA
This window harbors:
- a CDS encoding sigma 54-interacting transcriptional regulator, producing the protein MSKNTAKRSAHFTVNQYENFTDVVALSPKMAALVEKAKKFALLDAPLLIQGETGTGKDLIAKACHNLSARKDQKFIAVNCAGLPDTDAESEMFGRADGDKTSTGFFEYANGGTVLLDGVAELSLNLQAKLLRFLNDGTFRRVGEEQEHYANVRVICTSQISLQHYVDEGKVRSDLFHRLNVLSLQIPPLRERKEDLAVLTENFVRQISRRLGVRTPEFDGQFLQYLKDYQWPGNVRELYNALYRACSLAEHNKLTIDGLNLSENETVPLTLEQFGNESLEEIMNNFEASVLRKFYEQYPSTRKLASRLGVSHTAIANKLKQYGIGK
- a CDS encoding LysR family transcriptional regulator; its protein translation is MKPIFLELRHLKTLLALKETGSVSLAAKRVYLTQSALSHQIKLLEEQYGLPLFERKSNPLRFTAAGDRLLQLASDILPKVVAAERDLSRVKQGEAGELRIAVECHTCFDWLMPAMDSFRQHWPLVELDIVSGFHTDTVGLLLTHRADWAVVSEVEETDGIVHKPLFSYEMVGLCAKDHPLAHKEIWEAEDFADQTWITYPVPDDMLDLLRQVLKPAGINPIRRTSELTIAIIQLVASKRGVAALPFWAAKPYLDRGYVVARKITQNGLYSNLYAAYREEDANSAYLEDFYETVKSQSFSTLPGLSVLE